From Calothrix sp. PCC 6303, a single genomic window includes:
- a CDS encoding helix-turn-helix domain-containing protein produces MKLLDEAQEKLFREIGSHLQQIRQEHGISIEEVSMHTRIKPAFLLALEEGRAEDLPEAIFVQGFIRRYAEGMGLNGLNLADKFSPLLPPIEVNNDDLNLEKKSSLYVPLAIPYILLLAAASFGLFYILNPRQSQDSTAQKNTVSTTNQAQATPKVTISPVNSTQANPSSTVISTPTISPTPTISPTSTVVGSSVEMGIELQDESWMRVKVDGKTVFVGNMKKGEKQSWTAQKEISIRSGNAGAVLVSVNKQPATVMGSVGSVKEAKYSATEVTPAPDSIPKPQ; encoded by the coding sequence GTGAAGCTTTTAGACGAGGCTCAAGAAAAATTATTCCGCGAAATAGGTTCACATTTACAGCAAATACGTCAAGAACATGGAATTAGTATTGAAGAAGTATCAATGCATACGCGAATAAAACCAGCATTTTTACTGGCTTTAGAAGAGGGACGAGCGGAAGATTTACCGGAGGCTATTTTCGTCCAAGGTTTTATCCGTCGTTATGCTGAAGGTATGGGTTTAAATGGTCTTAATTTAGCTGATAAATTTAGTCCTCTACTACCGCCAATAGAGGTTAATAATGATGATCTTAATTTAGAAAAAAAATCAAGTTTATATGTACCTCTTGCAATACCGTATATTTTATTACTAGCAGCAGCTTCCTTTGGACTTTTTTATATATTGAATCCAAGGCAATCTCAGGACTCTACGGCTCAAAAAAATACTGTCTCGACTACTAATCAAGCTCAAGCTACTCCTAAAGTTACGATTTCTCCGGTAAACTCAACTCAGGCAAATCCTAGTAGTACTGTAATATCAACGCCTACAATTTCTCCCACACCTACAATTTCTCCCACATCTACAGTAGTGGGTTCTAGTGTAGAAATGGGAATAGAGCTTCAAGACGAATCATGGATGCGGGTGAAAGTTGATGGGAAAACCGTATTTGTTGGAAATATGAAAAAAGGAGAAAAACAAAGCTGGACTGCTCAAAAAGAGATCTCGATCCGTTCAGGTAATGCTGGGGCAGTTTTAGTTTCTGTAAATAAACAGCCAGCTACAGTTATGGGAAGTGTCGGCAGTGTGAAGGAGGCTAAATATAGTGCAACCGAAGTCACACCAGCACCGGATTCTATTCCAAAGCCTCAGTAA